From a single Kitasatospora azatica KCTC 9699 genomic region:
- a CDS encoding TetR/AcrR family transcriptional regulator, with product MTTDLPPGTPAATAPVPAGVLRAPQQQRSREKVDRILQATARLLEEHEYEEIGTKLIAAEAGVSIGVLYRFFPDKHAIVSSLLVSWLDEFTAVTEQVLAGPLPARPGELAELLLAAHVRIRREQPGFRRLWFGGPPHPELREYDEATDRALAASINAVLVRDYGFPDTADFLLRTELAVTMAAQLLNLAFKQHAEGDSRILAEAQLMLDRWLFDEPGTSSSSAAG from the coding sequence ATGACCACCGACCTGCCGCCCGGCACCCCGGCCGCCACCGCCCCGGTCCCCGCCGGTGTGCTGCGCGCGCCGCAGCAGCAGCGCAGCCGGGAGAAGGTGGACCGGATCCTGCAGGCCACCGCCCGACTGCTGGAGGAGCACGAGTACGAGGAGATCGGCACCAAGCTGATCGCGGCCGAGGCCGGCGTCTCGATCGGCGTGCTCTACCGCTTCTTCCCGGACAAGCACGCGATCGTCAGCTCGCTGCTGGTCAGCTGGCTGGACGAGTTCACCGCGGTCACCGAACAGGTGCTGGCCGGCCCGCTGCCGGCGCGCCCGGGCGAGCTGGCCGAACTCCTGCTCGCGGCGCACGTCCGGATCCGCCGCGAGCAACCGGGCTTTCGCCGGCTCTGGTTCGGCGGCCCGCCCCACCCCGAGCTGCGCGAGTACGACGAGGCGACCGACCGCGCACTGGCCGCCTCGATCAACGCCGTCCTGGTCCGCGACTACGGCTTCCCGGACACGGCGGACTTCCTGCTGCGCACCGAACTCGCCGTCACGATGGCCGCACAGTTGCTCAACCTGGCCTTCAAGCAACACGCCGAGGGCGATTCCCGTATCCTCGCCGAAGCCCAACTGATGCTGGACCGCTGGCTGTTCGACGAGCCGGGCACGTCTTCGAGCAGCGCAGCCGGCTGA